In Flammeovirgaceae bacterium 311, one DNA window encodes the following:
- a CDS encoding RNAse z (COG1234 Metal-dependent hydrolases of the beta-lactamase superfamily III) — translation MAFQVKILGSNSATPAHNRNQTSQLLIAENEYYLIDCGEGTQMQLIRYRIRFHKISCIFISHLHGDHYLGLMGLLLTMHLQGREHELHVFGPAGLDEIITIQLKHSGTVLSYKVHFTTVDPANPNLIFESKLLRVHSIPLVHRIPCAGFIFSEKPKSRRFNKAKLQEDMTGDDITLLKQGQDIYTADGALRYRCIDYTLPPRRSRSYAYCSDTRYEPGIIPLIKGVDVLYHESTFTQEFEERAAATHHSTARQAALIAREANASKLLLGHYSVRYKDLTPLLAEARQVFYNSQLALEGETIDIGEE, via the coding sequence TTGGCCTTTCAGGTTAAAATACTGGGGTCTAACTCTGCCACACCTGCCCATAACAGGAACCAGACCTCACAACTACTGATCGCAGAAAACGAGTACTACCTGATCGATTGTGGAGAAGGTACCCAGATGCAGCTCATACGCTACCGGATACGCTTCCATAAAATCAGCTGTATCTTTATCAGCCATTTGCACGGCGATCATTACCTGGGACTAATGGGCCTGCTGCTCACCATGCACCTGCAGGGGCGCGAACATGAATTACATGTTTTTGGCCCTGCAGGCCTGGATGAGATTATTACCATACAGTTAAAGCACAGCGGTACTGTGCTGAGCTATAAGGTCCACTTTACAACCGTGGATCCTGCCAATCCTAACCTTATTTTTGAAAGTAAACTGCTAAGGGTACACTCCATCCCCCTGGTGCACCGCATTCCCTGTGCCGGATTTATTTTCAGTGAAAAGCCCAAATCGCGCCGTTTTAACAAAGCAAAGCTGCAGGAGGATATGACGGGCGACGATATTACACTACTCAAACAGGGCCAGGATATATACACCGCCGATGGGGCGCTACGCTACCGCTGTATTGACTATACCCTGCCGCCACGCCGCTCCCGCTCCTATGCCTATTGCTCAGATACCCGTTATGAGCCCGGTATTATTCCGCTCATCAAAGGGGTGGATGTACTATACCATGAGTCTACCTTTACCCAGGAATTTGAAGAAAGGGCTGCCGCAACCCACCACTCTACAGCCCGGCAGGCTGCCCTGATTGCCCGGGAGGCTAACGCCAGCAAGCTGCTGCTGGGCCATTATTCTGTACGTTATAAAGACCTGACGCCCCTGCTGGCCGAAGCCCGCCAGGTGTTTTATAATTCCCAACTTGCGCTGGAAGGAGAAACCATCGATATTGGGGAGGAATGA
- a CDS encoding hypothetical protein (COG1738 Uncharacterized conserved protein), with product MKTPELPLKGNGLLKRHQLYIVLSALFLTNALLAELLGVKIFSLEATIGIEPARIPLLPGYIMDFNLTAGVIIWPVVFITTDLINEYFGKAGVKRISYITATLIVYAFAIIWLVTQLKPAPFWQEVNSLDPEGRPFNINFAYSLIFQQGLGIIVGSITAFLIGQLIDAWVFQKLRKLTNSRYLWLRATGSTVVSQLIDSFVVIYIAFYLFGNWPMEQIISVSLLNYIYKFIVAVLLTPLLYPAHRMIDRFLQSGSPVEQQISA from the coding sequence ATGAAAACGCCTGAACTTCCGCTTAAGGGCAATGGACTCCTGAAACGCCATCAGCTTTACATTGTACTTTCTGCACTTTTCCTGACTAACGCCCTGCTTGCCGAGCTGTTAGGGGTGAAAATATTTTCCCTGGAAGCTACCATTGGTATTGAACCCGCCCGCATACCGCTGCTGCCGGGGTATATCATGGATTTTAACCTGACTGCCGGGGTAATCATCTGGCCAGTGGTTTTTATTACCACCGATCTTATTAATGAATATTTTGGCAAAGCAGGTGTTAAGCGCATCAGCTATATTACGGCAACGCTTATTGTATATGCCTTTGCCATTATATGGCTGGTAACTCAGCTAAAGCCGGCTCCTTTCTGGCAGGAGGTAAACAGCCTTGATCCTGAAGGCAGGCCCTTCAACATCAACTTTGCTTATTCGCTGATTTTTCAGCAGGGCCTGGGCATTATTGTGGGTTCTATCACTGCTTTTTTAATTGGTCAGCTGATAGATGCCTGGGTATTTCAGAAGTTAAGAAAGCTTACGAATTCCCGTTATTTATGGCTAAGGGCTACCGGCTCTACCGTTGTTTCACAGCTTATTGACAGCTTTGTAGTGATCTATATTGCTTTTTACCTGTTTGGCAACTGGCCAATGGAACAGATCATTAGTGTATCCCTGCTGAATTATATCTATAAATTTATAGTAGCCGTGCTGTTAACACCATTGCTTTATCCTGCCCACAGGATGATTGACCGTTTTCTGCAAAGCGGATCTCCCGTTGAACAGCAGAT